In Vanessa tameamea isolate UH-Manoa-2023 chromosome 19, ilVanTame1 primary haplotype, whole genome shotgun sequence, one genomic interval encodes:
- the LOC113399440 gene encoding RAB6A-GEF complex partner protein 2, with protein MIELSAKLTTGTVYLAGEAIECAITFSHTAQPEHRNSQSHSDILENLAWASAQIHCFFSTSKNSGDKTPVIEKTTALEVTSCDIGDVIFHTKPKILFCDLTIPLGETKTFWYRESLPIEAPPSYRGTAVKYSYKITIATQKVGSHIKMVRIPFRVLPISPIMNMQDLSALCGNETTEELQPTNPFSEERKVETPLTMALQVLQNLTARRSPNSYMITNARGRVGRFCLFKSAYKLGEDIVGTFDFSVGTVTCMQVSVSLQPEEIMKTNTPTKNVNKENSSRSMTVARCHEVTLGLTHSQLILPIPLHITPAFEGDEVSLSWRLHFEFVTSNEKLFPTSEDKDWNAPLNVPIETMVWNLPVKIYSTQPKQITQQTVGSDAYTLYIK; from the exons ATGATTGAACTCTCTGCGAAACTTACTACTGGAACAGTTTATTTAGCTGGCGAAGCAATAGAATGTGCTATAACATTTTCCCACACAGCACAACCAGAGCATAGGAATTCCCAAAGTCAcag tgACATCTTAGAAAACTTAGCATGGGCGTCAGCCCAAATACACTGTTTCTTCTCAACGTCTAAAAACTCCGGAGATAAAACCCCTGTGATCGAAAAAACAACTGCTTTAGAAGTTACATCCTGTGATATTGGTGATGTTATTTTTCACACAAagccaaaaatattattttgtgacTTGACTATACCTTTGGGTGAAACTAAAACAT TTTGGTATAGGGAATCACTACCAATAGAAGCCCCACCTTCATACAGGGGGACAGCtgtaaaatattcttacaaGATAACAATAGCAACACAAAAAGTTGGTTCTCATATAAAAATGGTTAGAATACCTTTTAGAGTGTTACCTATTAGTCCTATTATGAACATGCAAGACTTGTCAGCTCTTTGTGGCAATGAGACAACAGAAGAACTCCAACCGACTAATCCATTTTCTGAGGAAAGAAAAGTAGAAACACCTCTTACTATGGCTCTACAGGTTTTACag aATCTCACTGCAAGAAGAAGTCCCAATTCTTACATGATTACAAATGCTAGAGGCAGAGTCGGAAGATTCTGTTTATTCAAATCTGCTTACAAATTGGGAGAGGATATTGTGGGTACTTTTGACTTCTCAGTTGGTACTGTCACTTGTATGcag GTATCAGTGTCATTGCAACCCGaagaaattatgaaaactaATACTCCAACAAAAAATGTCAACAAAGAGAACTCGAGTAGATCAATGACTGTGGCTAGATGTCATGAGGTTACTCTAGGTCTTACACATTCCCAACTCATCCTGCCAATACCATTACACATAACACCTGCCTTTGAAGGAGATGAag TATCTCTAAGTTGGCGACTTCACTTTGAATTTGTGACAAGCAATGAGAAGCTGTTTCCGACATCAGAAGATAAGGACTGGAATGCACCCCTTAATGTTCCAATAGAAACAATGGTCTGGAACCTACCTGTTAAGATTTACTCTACACAACCGAAGCAAATCACACAACAGACTGTCGGAAGTGAtgcatatacattatatataaaataa